The Prionailurus bengalensis isolate Pbe53 chromosome D3, Fcat_Pben_1.1_paternal_pri, whole genome shotgun sequence DNA window gattgtattGATGGGtatacaactctgtgaatacactaaaagctATTGAGTTGTATACTTTGGGTGAGCGGATTATATGGTATATGATAAGTTGTCattaaagctgttaaaaattaaagtaaaacaaacatcTTAGTCACCATAGAACTCTTATATCTTTTCAGCCAAGCACCTTCAAGACCTTCTCATGGAAAGTGTGAATTTTTCCCCTGCCAATCTGTCTGGCGCTGGTTCTAGGTACCTGAATGCTTTGGTTGACAGTGCAGTGGCCCTTGAAACAAAGGATTCCTCACTAGCTAGGTAATTCTTGTgacagttttcatttctgtaatcaTATGTACTGTAAGGTCTCAACTAAGGACTTTTTGTTTCACTGGGTAATTCTATATAGGAAATTAACAATAAATCCCAAAACACTGAATTTACTTAATTCCTTCTTATCATTGCTagtaaatgtatgtatttaattcaGATAAACCTGGCATTGtttaaattttagtgttttcttctttcaggatTAGGTTTGTGAAAGTTGCTTCTCAGATTTGTTTGGAAAGAAATTAGGTAACACATTATTCCCCGTAAACAATAAGAAAAGCAGTAGCCTAAATTAtcttattcaggggcacctgggtggctcagtcggttaagcggccgacttcagctcaggtcatgatctcgtggtccgtgagttcgagccccgtgtcgggctctgtgctgctggctcagagcctggagcctgtttcagattctgtgtctccctctctctgaccctcccccgttcatgctctgtctctctctgtctcaaaaataaataaacgttaaaaaaaaatctaaattatctTATTAAGCATAGTGAATTTTGGTCATGTCCCTACCCTACTGGGTAGAGTAGATTACGGACCTTTATTCTTTGTGATAGGTATTCCACTTATGTAATGACATTATTCTTTATAGCAACCGTAAGAGGAAACTAAAGCTTAGGAGAGGTGTATTAAATAACTTCTCCAAGCTGGTAAATGGCAGatttgggattcaaacccagcctGACCCCCAAGTCCATGTGATTACCGTTGGTGGCCATATCTCAGCTAGGACTACCACTATAACTTACAATCAGAGAACTGTATAGCTATTCTACTTAATTGCCCATATAAAACTtggaatttatatatattctcaGGAAGTAGTGTTTCAGGTATAAGAACATAAGAAACCTAAACTTGAATTCAGTCAATTCAGCAGACACCAAATACTAGTTATACGCTAGGCATATAGCTCTGCTCTGAGGAAGCAGAGATGAATAGGATAATAATTGGCAGCAAGGACAGTCTCTGCTCACAGTCAAATAGGGGAGATGGGTATGTAAAACTATGACATAGAGTGACACCTTTAACAGTATAAGAATGTACAACCTGTTGGTAAGTAGTACAGAGAAAGGGGTAGTGAGTTCCAGAACGGGAGTGAatcttatttgaattttaaaagacgAATTGAAATTTACCTGAAGAAGAGCTTTCCAGGAAATGggaacagcatataaaaaaaatacagagaggagcgcctggatggctcagtcagttgagcgtctgacttcagctcaggtcatgatctcacagttcatgagcttgagccccatgtcaggctttgtgctgacagcgtcgAGcaggctttggattctctctctctctctctctctctctctctctgcgcccctcccccactcgcgtgtacgcactctcaaaaatgaataaacgttaaaatttttttaattattaaaaaagtGCATAGAGCATGATTACAGAAGAATCCACATTAAGACAAAATCATTGTTAGAAATGAGGAATAATTACCATTATTGTCCTTAATGTCCATTTATGTGACCAGatcctttttttagttttatccCCGCAGTGAATGATTTGACGTCTGATCTTTTCCGTACCAAatccaaaaatgaagaaatcaagctTGAATTGgcgaaacttgaaaaaaaatctaactgcAACTTTAgtgttggaaaaatgtctacGAGAGTAAGTAACTGAGTTGAAAGTGGTGATGATGTTTGTTATACAGGCAGTAACAGGACAGTGTCAGATTTAGTTTTGACAGTAGACGggatttaaaacaaacacattaGAAACTGGAGTCCATACATGGTTTTCTAAGTAAAAAATGACTTGGGTGGAAGTAGGGATTGGGTACAGACTTTCGCCTTTTACTTCATactttttcttaccattttttctcttttataaatagcctggggtttggggcgcctgggtgactcagtcatttaagtgtccatcttcagctcaggtcacaatctcacggtttgtgagttcgagccccacattgggctctgtgctgacagcttgaagcctggagcctgcttcagagtctgtgttaccctctctctctctctgcccctccccctctcacactctgtctgtctgtctctctctcaaaaataaataaacatgaaagaaaaaaattaaaaataattaaatagcctgggttttataattttgaaaatgtatgtgaatttttctttttaacttataaGCCATGGTGCAACCTAAAGTCACATTATATTTGGTTGCCCCAGAGATTAGATGCTATAGATCAGGAGTGTGGATATGCACAAGTAATTTGGTGGTGtgtaaatttatttaacaaatattaagtaTGTATATGCAAGGCACTGTATCATGTCACATTTAGGAAAGAAGGCTTTGAGACTTCCATAATTCAAATTGCTTTAGGATATattaaatcacttttttaaatagCAGGTTCACTTTCTCCAAGAATAACTGGCATAGATTAATCTTAAAATTACTTAGTATTCCATGAGAAAAATCCCAGGTGGCAACATGGAGTGGAGAATGACCTGGGAGAATACACCGTAGCTAGTCCGGGGTATAAAATCTATGGTAGAAAGTAGCAagtagaaagcaaaagaaagttgtCTACTTTTGGCTAAtccagagtatttttttaataataattccactgaggagaagaaaatgttttcaactctacttttttttttcaatatatgaagtttattgtcaaattggtttccatacaacacccagtggtcatcccaaaaggtgccctcctcaatacccatcacccaccctcctctccctcccaccccccatcaaccctcagtttgttctcagtttttaagagtctcttatgctttggctctctcccactctaacctctttttttttttccttcccctcccccatgggttcaaCTCTACTTTTTAAAGGGATCTAAAGAAGGCAGAGTTGCATCTGTCTACGGAAAGGGCCAAAGTTGACCATCGTCTTCAGAACATGGATTTCCTAAAAGCAAAGTCGGAGGAGTTCAGATTTGGAATCAAAGCTGCAGAGGTTTGTACAAAGGACTGAATATATTTAGTTCTTTTCAGACTTCTTGTCGACCTTCATCCTCGCAACTAGACATATGCTTActtttttacagataagggaactaCAGAGAAGATAGGTCACTTACCCAAGGTCACGTAGCTGCTTAGCAGTGGATCCAGATTCAAACACAGGCAGCCAGGCCCCAAAGCCCGGGGGCCCCAACTCTTAGCGCTGAACCCACCTTGTCACAAATCTGTGACTGTTTGAAATGACCCACATGCAGCATAGAACTGCTTAGATGCATGTGGTCTTTCATCTATGATTTGTAGCTTCTCTTTACTGTGTTATATGATGAAAATATGTCACGATGGTcactttgaaaatactttttcccttttcacttttttccctaAATTCCCTTTTTTGTAATTATAGGAGCAACTTTCCACCAGAGGCATGGATGCTTCTCTGTCTCACCAGTCCCTCGTAGCGCTCTCAGAGGTGAGCCTATTTTAACCCAATTTAGCTTTCTTTAGAATCTTAGCACACAATCTgccttttcatttgcttctttttagaGAGCTTTATTCACTATTGACCTGTTTTTCTTTACCTCTGTACTTTATGTTCACTAGTATTTATACCTTTATTACGTGGTTAGCTGTATCTATCCTCACATTTGTTTGGTTTCCTTTATTTACTACTATATGCCAGAAACTCTTTGCTAGAGTCCGTTatatattattgatttatttataaaatacatttattgaggGATTATGTGCTAACCATGTAGgtcctcttcttctctttccatgtACAGTAAAAATGCAGGCTCCAAAACTCATATAGGATGCAATTCTAGGTTTTTAGGTTGTGTAagtgtttcatgtattttgataggaagagggagaaagagggggctttgttttattttattattacttatttattcttaagatttttttatactttgattTGGGAATCTAAAGTTGACAATTCATAAGTATGTATTTGAGATTCTAATTGTTCCCTTACATTCTGATTCCTCTTGATCACATTATTCTGTCTTCCTAGACAGCATATTTAGATcctagtctcttttttttaagattttatttctttttcatttctttttaatttttaaaacacttattttgagagagagagcaagagagcaggggaggggcagaaaaagaaagagagaaagaatcccaagcaggctccatgctgtcagcacagagcctgacatgggccttgaactcaggaaccgtgagatcataatctgagccaaaatcaagagtcaggcgcttaaccaactaagccacccaggtgcccctttaaacattttaagtcatctctacacccattgtagGTTTCAAActtaaaccctgagatcaatagttgcatgctttaccaacagagccagcaggtgccccaTTTAGATCTAATTCTTAATAAATGGGAGTataacttttctattttaagcATCTAATAAGGATTGTTTCCATTGGAAGTGAGTTTGTTATTCCTATATCTTTGAACCTCATTGAACACATTGATACAAtttgatatattatttaaaatatcttaatgttaacatttataatgttttatttcagaaatgagcAATATTTAGTTGCGTTATGAATATCTCTATCACTCTGtgactcttggatttttttccacCCCCAGAAATTGGCAGAACTAAAACGACAGACAATACCTTTGAAGAAAAAATTGGAGTCCTATTTAGATTTAATGCCggtaattatttttatgaattaaaaaaagtcGTCGCCAACTTTCCCCGGGGGTACTAACTGATCATGAAAATACTGGGTTCATGTTTAAGGCTTTCAAGTCTCCGCTGAGTTTC harbors:
- the HAUS1 gene encoding LOW QUALITY PROTEIN: HAUS augmin-like complex subunit 1 (The sequence of the model RefSeq protein was modified relative to this genomic sequence to represent the inferred CDS: deleted 1 base in 1 codon), with translation MEAQEEKEAQVAAWLKKIFGDHPIPQYEVNPRTTEILHHLSERNRVRDRDVCLVIEDLKQKASEYEAEAKHLQDLLMESVNFSPANLSGAGSRYLNALVDSAVALETKDSSLASFIPAVNDLTSDLFRTKSKNEEIKLELAKLEKNLTATLVLEKCLREDLKKAELHLSTERAKVDHRLQNMDFLKAKSEEFRFGIKAAEEQLSTRGMDASLSHQSLVALSEKLAELKRQTIPLKKKLESYLDLMPNPSLAQVKIEEAKRELDTIEAELTKKVDMMEL